GAAAGGTGCATATTCTTCCATTGGATCACCCTTGGAGGAAGTTTAAAATAAACCCATATAAAAGATCATTTTTATCTAATACAAAATAGGACATTTCTATTTAACGGAAAACAGGACATTTTCATTTTGCTGTTACAGAAGAATTATTTATTCAACAAAGCAAAAAATTACCGATAAGGCATTAAAAGAAACAAGTATAAAATTGTTGCCAGAGAAAAGTGTTTTATTGTGTTGTACAGCTTCAGTTGGTGAATATGCATTAGCAAAGATTAGATTAACGACTAATCAACAGTTTAATGGTCTTGCAGTAAAAAGCGAGTTTTGCAAAAAAGTAATTCCAGAGTATTTATTTTGGATATCTTCATTTTTTAAGGAAGAGTTAGTTCGTTTAAGTGGTAAAACTTCTTTTAATTTTGTTTCTGTAGGCACATTGAAAAAAGTTCAAATTCCCCTCCCCCCTCTCGAAATCCAGGAAGAAATCGTTGCCGAGTTAGACGGATACCAAAAAATTATCAACGGCGCCAAACAGATCATTGAAAACTACAAACCAACCATCAAAATTGACCCGAGCTGGGAAATGGTGGAATTGGGGGAGGTTGTTGAAATAGATCCAAAGAAAACCGAGATCAAATCATTGGATCCAGAATTAGAGGTTTCTTTTCTGCCTATGTCTGATTTGCAACAAAAAGATATGAATTTTTCTTTTAAGCAGTCAAAGGAGTTGAAAGATGTGCTAAAAGGATATACTTATTTTCAAGACAATGATGTTTTGCTTGCAAAAATAACGCCCTGCTTTGAAAACGGAAAATCTGGAATTGTAAGAAATTCAAAGAATGGTATAGGTTTCGGCTCGACAGAATTTATTGTATTGCGTAGTAGTGAACAAATATTACCCGAATGGATTTATCTCTTTATATCATCAGATAATTTTTTAAAAGAAGGCAAAAACAATATGACTGGTTCGGCTGGGCAACAACGGTTAACTAAGGATTTCGTAGAAAACTATAAAATCCATCTACCACCCATTGAAACACAAAAAGGAATAGTCAACAAAATCGAAAGCGAACAAAAGATAATCAACGGAAACAAAAAA
The sequence above is drawn from the bacterium genome and encodes:
- a CDS encoding restriction endonuclease subunit S — its product is MCCTASVGEYALAKIRLTTNQQFNGLAVKSEFCKKVIPEYLFWISSFFKEELVRLSGKTSFNFVSVGTLKKVQIPLPPLEIQEEIVAELDGYQKIINGAKQIIENYKPTIKIDPSWEMVELGEVVEIDPKKTEIKSLDPELEVSFLPMSDLQQKDMNFSFKQSKELKDVLKGYTYFQDNDVLLAKITPCFENGKSGIVRNSKNGIGFGSTEFIVLRSSEQILPEWIYLFISSDNFLKEGKNNMTGSAGQQRLTKDFVENYKIHLPPIETQKGIVNKIESEQKIINGNKKLIVIFEGKIKEKIKEIWGDSD